Proteins from one Bacillota bacterium genomic window:
- a CDS encoding 50S ribosomal protein L7Ae-like protein, translating into MLATLQKTKAKVIGAKQTTRALNLDKVACCFVALDAQEHVTEPIRRLCEKRHVEIIEVPSMKELGVACGIDVGAAVAAILIEEHTA; encoded by the coding sequence TTGCTAGCCACACTTCAAAAGACCAAGGCCAAGGTAATCGGCGCCAAGCAGACAACTCGGGCACTGAACTTAGATAAAGTTGCTTGTTGTTTTGTGGCCCTCGATGCCCAGGAGCATGTGACTGAGCCGATTAGACGCCTCTGTGAAAAGAGACACGTAGAGATCATTGAGGTTCCCAGTATGAAAGAGCTCGGAGTGGCTTGCGGCATAGACGTAGGTGCAGCTGTTGCAGCCATTTTGATAGAAGAGCATACCGCATAG
- the rpsG gene encoding 30S ribosomal protein S7, producing MPRRGYVPKREIIPDPIYNSETVTRLINAMMLDGKRGTAEKIMYEALEIVREKAGRDPLEVLEEGLKNITPVLEVKARRVGGATYQVPVEVRPERRRSLSLRWLVQFARTRGERRMAERLAAEILDAANNQGGAVRRKEETHRMAEANRAFAHYRW from the coding sequence ATGCCGAGACGTGGTTATGTTCCAAAACGGGAGATTATTCCGGATCCCATCTACAATAGTGAGACTGTAACCCGATTGATCAATGCCATGATGCTTGATGGCAAGCGGGGTACTGCTGAAAAGATCATGTATGAGGCCCTAGAGATTGTCCGAGAAAAAGCGGGACGAGATCCTTTAGAGGTCTTAGAAGAGGGGCTTAAGAACATCACCCCGGTGCTTGAGGTTAAGGCAAGACGGGTCGGTGGTGCTACTTATCAGGTTCCTGTGGAAGTGAGACCAGAACGGCGGCGCTCGTTGTCCTTGCGGTGGTTGGTGCAATTTGCCCGGACCCGAGGGGAGAGGCGGATGGCCGAGCGGCTGGCAGCAGAGATCCTCGATGCTGCCAACAACCAAGGTGGAGCTGTGCGAAGGAAGGAAGAAACCCATCGAATGGCGGAGGCGAACAGAGCTTTTGCCCATTACCGTTGGTAA
- the rpsL gene encoding 30S ribosomal protein S12: MPTINQLVRKGRKKVSKKSKAPALQFNYNTYKGDTVESSGSPQKRGVCTRVYTITPRKPNSALRKVARVRLSNGIEVTSYIPGEGHNLQEHSIVLIRGGRVRDLPGVPYHVIRGTLDAAGVEDRRQARSKYGAKRPK; encoded by the coding sequence ATGCCGACAATCAATCAGCTGGTCCGCAAGGGACGTAAGAAGGTCAGCAAGAAGAGCAAGGCCCCTGCTCTGCAGTTCAACTACAACACCTATAAGGGTGATACTGTAGAGAGTAGCGGCTCACCTCAGAAGCGGGGCGTGTGTACTCGGGTGTATACAATAACCCCCCGAAAGCCTAACTCTGCTTTGCGGAAAGTAGCCCGTGTACGCTTGTCCAATGGAATTGAAGTTACTTCCTACATTCCCGGTGAGGGGCACAACCTGCAGGAACACTCCATCGTTCTGATTCGCGGTGGTAGAGTTAGAGACCTGCCTGGAGTTCCTTACCACGTGATTCGAGGCACTTTGGACGCAGCCGGAGTCGAGGACCGTCGCCAGGCTCGCTCCAAGTATGGCGCCAAGCGTCCGAAGTAG